The proteins below come from a single uncultured Dethiosulfovibrio sp. genomic window:
- a CDS encoding DNA translocase FtsK, producing the protein MTNENDVDLVIRRRKRRLPQQDKRYKRTFLFRLCCLLFFVFSIYLLGAICSPWTGLWGRSLGNAILTPVGGAVVVPTMFISYLLFGVSTGRSIVNLKSQILGSVLLTVSFFILTCFMDMAGSSYRLANPGWLGEAFSKGMVGTVGTLGAFLLGLVLLFLSAVIYGVMPLDRDNAKMILKKAQTMALGVIIRLRHVKIKKRGHREDDLFMSDRDDLSSETPKIVVKPTKPLDLSEDFETQPEMEDLDVSLEEEEPEEVVTGESLLPQIEPDKKISFIDQPINSHLIAKTEYKEEKRSLPMEVFGVENNDFPGNDPMVLRQKGLDIVTALANFGVEAELANAMEGPTVVQYQIQLAPGVKVSKVAGLSKDLAVAMAVQSLRVEAPIPGTSYVGIEVPNKRRRPVTLRSVMESDSFSNCDSILPLPIGLAIDGSPMVTGLEDLPHLLVAGTTGSGKSVFVTSCITALCATRSPSELRFILIDPKRVEMAIYEKLPHVLAKPVVDPHKAVQALGWAVREMERRYEVFARLRVKNLEGYNHKSDDILPHIVIVVDELADLMFTASKDVEDYICRLAQMARATGIHLILATQRPSVNVITGLIKANIPARAAFTLPSQTDSRTIIDVSGAQQLLGKGDMLFTSTKYPKPVRVQAPFIDEESSFKVIESLREAFGDPKYVELEDPKAKNGNGIGNFMEDERLEEAVRLVMQTGIASASRLQRQMRVGFTRAARMIDIMEQMGIIGPQEGSKPREIYVDEERAEEIIEECLR; encoded by the coding sequence ATGACCAATGAAAACGACGTTGACCTTGTTATAAGAAGGAGAAAAAGGCGTCTGCCGCAACAGGATAAGCGGTACAAGAGAACCTTTCTCTTTAGATTGTGCTGTCTGCTGTTTTTTGTTTTTTCCATATATCTTTTGGGAGCCATATGCAGTCCTTGGACTGGATTATGGGGTAGATCGTTAGGCAACGCTATACTTACCCCTGTAGGGGGAGCTGTGGTCGTCCCAACAATGTTTATCTCCTACCTCCTTTTTGGTGTAAGCACCGGAAGATCTATCGTGAACTTAAAATCTCAGATACTCGGTTCAGTGCTTTTGACTGTATCTTTTTTTATCCTGACCTGCTTTATGGATATGGCCGGTTCTTCATATCGACTGGCCAATCCTGGATGGCTGGGAGAGGCTTTCTCCAAGGGGATGGTGGGTACGGTAGGCACCTTAGGGGCTTTCTTGCTCGGTCTTGTTCTGCTATTTTTATCCGCTGTTATCTACGGTGTGATGCCTTTGGATCGTGATAACGCAAAAATGATACTAAAAAAAGCACAGACCATGGCTCTAGGGGTAATTATTAGATTAAGGCATGTCAAAATAAAAAAAAGAGGACATAGGGAAGATGACTTATTTATGTCCGATAGGGATGATCTTTCCTCCGAAACACCTAAAATAGTCGTCAAACCGACAAAGCCCTTAGATCTTTCGGAAGACTTTGAGACCCAACCGGAGATGGAGGATCTAGATGTTTCGCTGGAGGAGGAAGAGCCGGAAGAAGTCGTGACCGGGGAATCCCTCTTACCGCAGATAGAACCGGATAAAAAAATATCCTTTATCGATCAACCAATAAATTCTCATCTCATCGCTAAAACAGAGTACAAAGAAGAGAAGCGTTCCCTGCCGATGGAGGTTTTCGGAGTTGAAAATAACGACTTCCCTGGAAACGATCCTATGGTTCTTCGGCAGAAGGGGTTGGATATCGTCACAGCTTTGGCTAACTTTGGGGTAGAGGCGGAGCTGGCTAACGCTATGGAAGGACCTACGGTCGTGCAATATCAGATACAGCTCGCTCCTGGGGTCAAGGTAAGCAAAGTCGCCGGCTTAAGCAAAGATCTGGCGGTGGCGATGGCGGTTCAATCTCTACGGGTCGAGGCACCTATTCCCGGAACATCCTATGTGGGAATTGAGGTCCCTAACAAGAGGAGAAGACCGGTTACATTGAGGTCGGTGATGGAATCGGATAGTTTTTCGAACTGCGACTCCATACTGCCTCTGCCTATAGGTCTGGCTATCGACGGATCTCCTATGGTAACAGGCTTGGAAGATCTCCCCCATCTTTTAGTCGCAGGAACGACAGGTTCCGGTAAAAGCGTCTTTGTTACCAGCTGTATAACAGCCCTCTGTGCAACGAGATCTCCGTCAGAACTTAGATTTATACTTATCGACCCCAAGAGGGTTGAAATGGCCATATACGAAAAATTACCTCACGTTTTGGCAAAGCCCGTCGTAGATCCCCACAAGGCAGTTCAAGCTCTGGGATGGGCGGTCAGAGAGATGGAGCGTAGATACGAGGTTTTTGCCCGTTTAAGGGTTAAAAATCTCGAAGGGTATAACCACAAATCGGACGATATATTACCTCATATAGTTATCGTCGTAGATGAGCTCGCGGACTTGATGTTTACCGCTTCTAAAGACGTCGAGGACTATATCTGTCGGCTCGCACAGATGGCTAGAGCGACTGGGATCCACCTTATCCTTGCGACTCAGAGGCCTTCGGTTAACGTCATAACCGGTCTTATTAAGGCCAATATCCCCGCCAGAGCGGCTTTTACTCTGCCATCGCAGACCGATTCTCGGACCATCATAGACGTATCAGGTGCTCAGCAGTTGCTTGGGAAAGGCGATATGCTCTTTACCAGCACTAAATACCCCAAGCCCGTCAGGGTACAAGCTCCTTTTATAGACGAAGAGAGCTCCTTTAAAGTAATAGAGTCCCTTAGAGAGGCTTTTGGAGATCCTAAATACGTTGAACTGGAGGATCCAAAGGCCAAAAACGGCAACGGTATAGGTAATTTTATGGAGGATGAGCGGCTTGAGGAGGCGGTTAGGTTGGTTATGCAGACTGGGATTGCCTCAGCTAGCAGGCTTCAAAGGCAGATGAGGGTTGGCTTCACCAGAGCCGCTAGGATGATAGATATCATGGAACAAATGGGTATCATCGGCCCCCAGGAAGGTTCAAAACCAAGAGAGATATACGTCGACGAAGAGAGGGCTGAGGAGATAATTGAAGAGTGCCTTCGATAG
- a CDS encoding TldD/PmbA family protein translates to MAFLEYLRERWISEVELSKASLGDLYFQNASGHHLVLDDGKIEEAGSSSASGVGGRLIVGDKTFYSSRNGTNGLSLDGVIGDLSHIGGWSSRDILEGPDLIVSPQVRVPRIGDRLKAIDSRLRSRSSIVQVEISLSTSEKDIMIIQENGNISRESRKYSMYSVNVVAEGRGEFQTGLKVSACRGSMEDLLSLTNLEELADQASQTAEMMLKASPCPATTMPVIMAGEAGGTVIHEACGHGMEADIVEREFSVYRNMIGKKVASPIVTIVDDGSIHGLYGSYSFDDEGTPSGRTVLVDKGILKGYLTDREMALKLGIPLTGNGRRSSYRVPPQPRMSNTFVEPGSGAIDDLISSVDYGLLVRQMGGGEVNPTSGDFVFHVTEGYLIRKGSLSPVRGAILSGNGPDILKKIVGVGRDLSFLPGMCGKGGQNVPVTDGQPAILVEAMTVGGSSTAI, encoded by the coding sequence ATGGCCTTTTTAGAGTATCTTAGGGAGAGATGGATCTCGGAAGTCGAACTATCCAAGGCAAGTCTAGGAGATCTTTACTTTCAAAACGCGTCGGGACATCATTTAGTCCTTGATGACGGAAAAATAGAGGAAGCTGGTTCTTCATCGGCCTCTGGAGTTGGAGGACGACTTATCGTTGGCGATAAAACCTTTTACTCCAGCAGGAACGGCACGAATGGTCTATCCTTAGACGGAGTGATAGGAGATCTCTCACATATAGGCGGTTGGAGTTCTAGGGATATACTGGAAGGGCCAGACCTCATAGTATCCCCTCAGGTGCGGGTTCCCCGTATCGGTGATAGACTAAAGGCTATAGATAGTAGGCTAAGGTCCAGATCCTCGATCGTACAGGTGGAGATATCTCTCTCCACTTCGGAGAAAGACATAATGATTATTCAGGAAAACGGGAATATATCGAGAGAGTCAAGGAAGTATTCCATGTACAGCGTCAACGTCGTGGCAGAGGGAAGAGGGGAGTTCCAAACAGGTCTAAAGGTATCCGCTTGCAGGGGATCTATGGAGGATCTTTTGTCCTTAACAAACCTAGAGGAACTGGCCGACCAGGCATCTCAAACCGCTGAGATGATGTTGAAAGCATCTCCATGCCCTGCGACGACTATGCCTGTCATAATGGCAGGGGAGGCCGGTGGGACGGTCATACACGAAGCCTGTGGGCATGGAATGGAAGCGGATATAGTCGAGAGAGAGTTCTCGGTATACAGAAACATGATAGGTAAAAAGGTAGCCTCCCCTATAGTGACTATCGTAGATGACGGATCGATCCATGGACTGTACGGAAGTTATAGTTTTGACGATGAGGGAACTCCATCAGGCAGAACGGTGCTGGTCGATAAAGGCATACTAAAGGGATACCTCACCGATAGAGAAATGGCCTTAAAACTGGGTATACCTCTAACCGGTAACGGTAGAAGATCGTCTTACAGAGTTCCCCCTCAACCTCGTATGTCCAATACCTTTGTCGAACCTGGAAGTGGGGCTATAGACGATCTCATATCGTCGGTAGACTACGGTTTGTTGGTACGACAGATGGGAGGTGGAGAGGTAAACCCTACATCCGGAGATTTTGTCTTTCATGTCACAGAAGGTTATCTAATCAGAAAAGGTTCACTCTCTCCTGTTCGGGGGGCGATTCTCTCCGGCAACGGCCCTGATATATTGAAAAAAATAGTCGGCGTGGGAAGGGATTTAAGTTTTTTACCTGGAATGTGCGGAAAGGGAGGCCAAAACGTGCCTGTGACCGATGGTCAGCCGGCTATTCTGGTGGAAGCTATGACGGTAGGAGGGAGTTCGACGGCGATATGA
- a CDS encoding SpoIID/LytB domain-containing protein, translated as MSFFIAFLGSGLEASEINVGIGVKISFGELSSSSTMTMTDKKGSRISGKNLKFSISGKSVIVSGKAFTPPLRIRSSSPIVYNKRPYLGFFKVNLSKGRLFVINVIDVESYLRGVLKMEVNPGWPKESLKAQAIISRTYALNQMGRHGSDGFDVCATQHCQVYRGINAHDRAIDKAISETKGKVLTYKGSLAKTLFHSDSGGVTAAAKDVWGGDLPYLISVSDPVSSSSPYSKWTASLTGSQIGTALARIGQNIGTATSLSVLSRDGSGRALDMEVVGTSGRIKIRAHKFREALGGSLVKSTSFTVRGSAPLPTSYPLKPVPNRPNLGAILSPAEERLLMMLTKQGAFSSDELIAMLMDPSKKRYFIQKAQGKAPLQPQTPVIVERKPVSGNGFMLEGKGWGHGVGLSQWGAMALASSGWSAERILAHYYPGTSIAIRK; from the coding sequence ATGTCCTTTTTTATAGCCTTTCTCGGGTCCGGTCTGGAGGCCTCGGAGATAAACGTGGGGATCGGTGTAAAAATCTCCTTTGGAGAGCTTTCCTCCTCATCTACGATGACCATGACCGATAAAAAAGGGTCTAGAATCTCAGGAAAGAATCTTAAATTCTCAATATCGGGAAAATCGGTTATCGTCTCCGGTAAAGCGTTTACACCTCCTTTGCGGATTCGATCCTCATCTCCAATCGTGTATAACAAGAGGCCCTATCTTGGCTTTTTTAAGGTAAACCTTTCAAAAGGCAGACTTTTTGTTATAAATGTCATCGATGTAGAGAGTTACCTTAGAGGCGTCCTAAAGATGGAGGTAAACCCTGGGTGGCCTAAAGAGTCCCTCAAGGCTCAGGCCATAATATCGAGAACCTACGCACTGAATCAAATGGGGCGGCATGGATCGGACGGTTTTGACGTCTGTGCCACACAACACTGTCAAGTTTACAGAGGTATCAATGCCCACGATAGGGCGATCGATAAGGCTATCTCCGAAACTAAAGGCAAGGTGTTGACCTATAAAGGTAGTTTGGCGAAAACCCTGTTTCACTCCGATAGCGGTGGCGTTACCGCCGCAGCTAAAGACGTCTGGGGAGGAGATCTGCCTTATCTCATCTCCGTTTCCGATCCTGTCTCTTCATCCTCTCCCTACTCAAAATGGACAGCTTCCCTTACCGGTAGTCAGATAGGCACCGCTCTAGCACGTATTGGTCAAAATATCGGAACGGCGACATCTCTCTCCGTTCTCTCCAGGGATGGTTCCGGCAGGGCCCTTGATATGGAAGTAGTTGGGACCAGCGGAAGGATAAAGATCAGAGCTCATAAATTTAGAGAAGCTCTAGGAGGTTCTCTGGTGAAAAGCACAAGCTTTACGGTAAGAGGGTCGGCGCCTTTGCCGACTTCATATCCTCTAAAGCCCGTTCCTAATCGTCCTAATTTAGGGGCTATCCTCTCACCGGCGGAAGAGAGGTTGCTGATGATGTTGACGAAACAGGGAGCTTTTTCCTCCGATGAATTAATAGCTATGTTGATGGATCCATCTAAAAAAAGATATTTTATTCAAAAGGCCCAGGGAAAGGCACCTCTACAACCTCAAACGCCGGTTATAGTCGAAAGAAAGCCTGTATCCGGTAATGGATTTATGCTTGAGGGTAAAGGCTGGGGACATGGGGTAGGACTATCCCAATGGGGAGCTATGGCATTGGCTTCTTCTGGATGGTCTGCGGAGAGGATATTGGCTCACTATTACCCCGGAACATCTATTGCTATTCGTAAATAA
- a CDS encoding thiamine diphosphokinase produces the protein MAENRRVWAIDSGADYCKEASVVPEMAIGDFDSIANDTTDWLISEGVKMDTYSWEKDVTDLQISLDLCDRLLSPVFGTITGIWGGRFDHVWSSINSIMHHNVKGSYFKFLGDNMEMMIIVRGGESLVLRHESPSPLDIVSLLPLSDVCDGVSIKGVKWPLERVSLSRDYPYSISNFPVEDTEIALESGWMGVYLKGR, from the coding sequence ATGGCTGAAAATCGAAGAGTGTGGGCGATAGATTCCGGTGCCGATTACTGCAAAGAGGCATCTGTGGTTCCTGAGATGGCGATAGGGGACTTCGATAGCATAGCGAACGACACGACGGATTGGTTAATCTCTGAAGGAGTTAAAATGGATACATACAGTTGGGAGAAAGACGTTACCGACCTTCAGATTTCCCTGGATCTGTGCGATAGACTGCTATCCCCTGTTTTTGGAACTATCACAGGAATCTGGGGGGGGCGGTTTGACCATGTATGGAGTTCTATTAACTCTATTATGCATCATAACGTTAAGGGCAGTTATTTCAAGTTTTTAGGGGATAACATGGAGATGATGATTATCGTTAGGGGAGGGGAGAGTCTGGTTTTACGGCACGAAAGCCCTAGTCCACTGGACATAGTCTCCCTGTTGCCTCTATCCGATGTATGTGACGGTGTATCTATCAAAGGGGTAAAATGGCCTTTAGAAAGGGTCTCCCTTAGTAGAGATTATCCTTACAGTATAAGCAATTTCCCTGTAGAGGATACGGAGATTGCTTTGGAGTCCGGTTGGATGGGGGTATATCTTAAGGGGAGGTAA
- the rpmB gene encoding 50S ribosomal protein L28, with protein MSKVCDCCGRGPATGNAVSHSHRKTRRRWLPNLHSVRVDLGVGETRKLRICSRCLRSNKVKRAL; from the coding sequence ATGTCTAAGGTGTGCGACTGTTGCGGTCGAGGTCCAGCTACTGGCAACGCCGTAAGTCACTCTCACAGGAAGACCCGCAGACGCTGGCTTCCCAACCTTCACTCCGTGAGGGTTGATCTCGGCGTCGGCGAAACCAGAAAGCTTCGGATTTGTTCCCGTTGCCTTCGATCCAACAAGGTTAAGCGGGCCCTTTAA
- the ruvB gene encoding Holliday junction branch migration DNA helicase RuvB, which produces MEELDRLVDTSNRDDDLSLRPATLEDFTGQTPIKNKLKIYIQAAKNRIEPLDHCLFYGPPGLGKTTLAGIIAREMGGDLRITTGPALEKTGDLAALLSNLQDNDVLFIDEIHRLNSSIEEVLYSAMEDFVLHIMVGKGPLARNICLPLPRFTLVGATTRLGLLTSPLRDRFGIVEQLALYEREDLSSIVIRGCAVLKVEIDLEASFRIADRSRGTPRIALRILRRVRDVAEVSGNGRITEKLAQEAMDMLGLDEMGLDDGDRKILEGIVDLFDGGPVGLSTIAAALNEEPQTVEDIYEPYLLQLGLLERTPRGRKATSRTYSYLGRKCDNHGEQISIPMDKGTCGQQPKD; this is translated from the coding sequence GTGGAAGAGTTAGATAGACTGGTGGATACATCGAATAGAGATGACGACCTATCACTCAGGCCCGCTACCCTTGAAGACTTTACAGGTCAGACTCCCATAAAAAACAAGCTTAAAATTTACATACAAGCAGCTAAAAACAGGATAGAGCCTCTTGACCATTGTCTTTTTTACGGTCCTCCTGGCCTGGGCAAAACCACTTTAGCGGGAATAATCGCCAGGGAGATGGGGGGAGATTTAAGAATAACCACCGGCCCAGCTTTGGAGAAGACCGGAGATCTTGCGGCGTTGCTGTCTAATCTACAGGACAATGACGTCCTTTTTATAGACGAGATCCATAGGCTTAACAGCAGCATCGAAGAGGTTCTGTACTCCGCTATGGAGGACTTTGTGCTCCATATAATGGTGGGCAAAGGCCCTTTGGCCAGGAACATCTGTCTACCTCTGCCTAGGTTTACCCTTGTAGGAGCCACTACTAGACTAGGTCTTCTTACCTCTCCTTTGAGAGATAGATTTGGTATAGTTGAACAGCTTGCCCTTTACGAAAGAGAGGACCTGTCCTCCATAGTAATCAGAGGTTGTGCCGTGTTAAAGGTAGAGATAGACTTAGAGGCTTCTTTTAGGATTGCCGATCGTTCCAGAGGGACTCCAAGAATAGCCTTGAGAATACTCCGCAGAGTCAGGGACGTCGCGGAGGTCTCGGGCAACGGAAGGATAACTGAAAAGCTCGCACAAGAGGCTATGGACATGCTGGGGCTTGACGAGATGGGACTCGACGATGGGGATCGTAAAATTCTGGAGGGAATAGTTGACCTTTTTGACGGTGGCCCAGTTGGATTATCCACTATCGCTGCCGCCTTAAACGAAGAACCACAGACTGTGGAGGACATATACGAACCCTATCTTCTTCAGCTCGGATTGCTAGAGAGGACTCCTAGAGGCAGAAAGGCGACGTCTAGAACCTACTCTTATCTAGGACGAAAATGCGACAACCATGGGGAACAGATATCGATCCCCATGGATAAAGGGACGTGCGGACAACAACCTAAAGACTAA
- the mltG gene encoding endolytic transglycosylase MltG, whose amino-acid sequence MKKVLFILTSVLVIGLAISFPSSTWKDIFIMPFYPKGESVKLTVLPGQSIKSVADSMVNLSLAVDRDNLIRFMVQSGLDRKLQPGIYQLYPGPSWEVVRQMMGKKPDNFVVTIIPGTDLNRYFPVSTLSQDSSATALAEDELWPENMLPILPDESAVRSVFLLPETYHLPRNNPKDLVAQASKEWWKALGGSFISSKDAFEKAVVASLVEMESFKDDEKPKIAGVIYNRLGKGMLLQIDATVVYSWELKGRDLRRVMHDDLKVDSPYNTYRFKGLPPGPICIPSLASWKAALSPDSHPYLYYVADGTGGHVFTKSYKEHLKAIKSIRGK is encoded by the coding sequence ATGAAGAAAGTACTTTTTATCCTGACGTCTGTCCTTGTGATAGGGCTAGCGATATCTTTTCCTTCAAGCACATGGAAGGATATTTTTATAATGCCTTTTTACCCTAAAGGCGAATCTGTAAAACTTACTGTACTTCCCGGTCAAAGTATAAAATCGGTCGCCGATTCCATGGTCAATCTAAGTCTAGCGGTCGACAGGGACAACCTGATAAGGTTTATGGTTCAAAGTGGGTTGGACAGGAAGCTTCAACCTGGAATATATCAGCTATATCCTGGACCTAGCTGGGAAGTAGTTCGTCAGATGATGGGTAAAAAACCCGATAATTTTGTCGTGACGATCATCCCAGGGACAGACCTAAACCGCTATTTTCCTGTCAGCACTCTTTCACAGGACAGTAGCGCAACTGCCTTAGCGGAAGATGAGCTATGGCCTGAGAATATGCTACCTATCCTCCCAGATGAAAGCGCTGTAAGGTCCGTTTTTTTGTTGCCTGAGACCTACCATTTGCCTAGAAATAACCCTAAAGATCTAGTAGCACAGGCATCTAAGGAATGGTGGAAAGCTTTAGGCGGAAGCTTTATCTCCTCCAAGGATGCTTTTGAAAAGGCTGTTGTAGCGTCTTTAGTTGAGATGGAGTCTTTTAAGGACGATGAAAAACCTAAAATAGCTGGAGTTATATATAATAGGCTAGGGAAGGGAATGCTTTTGCAGATAGACGCAACGGTGGTTTATTCCTGGGAACTTAAGGGGCGAGATCTTCGAAGGGTTATGCACGATGACCTAAAAGTCGATAGTCCATATAATACCTACAGGTTCAAAGGACTTCCCCCTGGGCCTATATGTATTCCCTCCCTTGCGTCCTGGAAAGCCGCTCTCTCTCCTGATAGCCATCCCTATCTCTACTACGTCGCAGATGGCACCGGTGGACATGTTTTTACTAAAAGCTATAAAGAACATCTTAAAGCTATAAAATCGATCAGAGGGAAGTAG
- a CDS encoding GTPase: MVDAINRCPGCGAEFQKDNPDGGGYIPSGKIPDGKLVCRRCFQMRHYGVLKKASIKDKVIKEDILSQIKRCSAVFLVVDIGQFEISCEALNWAVEMDKPVFVLVNKCDVLKKWVTPDQISSWVSDRLKLDPKRIIAISANDRRAMADLRHRIEDTFSPGEAILLLGTTNVGKSTLLSGLICSDTPTVSRLPGTTLGIVEGKGKSGRVLYVDAPGLKESNPWLSKMCPECLVALIPQKGFSNFVFTLKAGQVIALGGLGWLRLDSCGDRGWVKVEVFVPESVTVHATNPDKFKSLCDPFREDIMSPPCPSCWSSLEGPSYTSHPVSIHVNQDLVIPGCGWIALRSGNFSGALSLPEGVHPVVRPSLIPSEAVRKKV, encoded by the coding sequence ATGGTTGATGCTATAAATCGCTGCCCTGGATGTGGAGCTGAGTTTCAAAAGGATAACCCCGATGGTGGGGGATATATTCCATCAGGCAAGATCCCAGATGGAAAACTTGTCTGTCGTAGATGCTTTCAAATGAGACATTATGGTGTGTTAAAAAAAGCCTCCATAAAGGACAAAGTGATAAAAGAGGACATACTGAGCCAGATAAAGAGATGTTCTGCGGTTTTTTTAGTAGTCGACATCGGTCAGTTTGAGATATCCTGTGAAGCTTTAAACTGGGCGGTCGAAATGGACAAACCGGTTTTTGTTTTAGTTAACAAGTGCGATGTTTTGAAGAAATGGGTTACTCCAGACCAAATCTCAAGTTGGGTTTCCGATAGGCTAAAGCTTGATCCTAAAAGAATTATCGCTATATCCGCCAACGATAGGAGAGCTATGGCGGATCTAAGACACCGCATAGAGGACACCTTTTCTCCCGGTGAGGCTATACTGCTTTTAGGCACCACAAACGTCGGGAAAAGCACCCTGCTCTCCGGTTTGATATGCAGCGATACACCAACGGTCTCCCGGCTTCCTGGAACCACCTTAGGTATAGTTGAGGGAAAGGGAAAGAGCGGTCGTGTTCTTTATGTCGATGCCCCTGGTCTTAAAGAATCTAATCCATGGCTATCCAAGATGTGTCCTGAATGCTTGGTAGCACTGATCCCCCAAAAGGGTTTTTCTAATTTTGTCTTTACTTTGAAGGCAGGTCAGGTTATCGCTTTAGGCGGCCTTGGGTGGCTTAGATTGGATAGCTGTGGTGACAGAGGGTGGGTCAAGGTCGAGGTTTTTGTACCAGAAAGTGTTACCGTTCACGCTACAAATCCCGATAAATTTAAGTCTTTATGCGATCCCTTCAGAGAGGACATTATGTCCCCTCCCTGTCCGAGCTGTTGGAGCTCCCTGGAGGGTCCATCTTATACATCTCATCCTGTTTCTATCCACGTAAACCAGGATCTCGTTATTCCTGGATGTGGTTGGATTGCCCTTAGGAGCGGTAACTTCTCTGGAGCTTTGTCGCTGCCGGAAGGGGTCCATCCGGTAGTTCGTCCCAGCCTGATACCCTCTGAAGCGGTCAGAAAAAAGGTCTAA
- the xseB gene encoding exodeoxyribonuclease VII small subunit: MNFSLKIVELENILRKLESDAIPLEESFSLFEEGKALIADCRKQLESFERKVTILSEKGEEALEEGNEG, from the coding sequence ATGAATTTTTCTTTAAAAATAGTTGAGTTGGAAAATATCCTTAGAAAGTTAGAGTCCGATGCGATTCCCCTGGAAGAGTCTTTCTCTTTGTTCGAGGAGGGGAAGGCTCTGATAGCGGACTGTCGCAAACAGCTCGAGTCGTTTGAGAGAAAGGTCACTATCCTTAGTGAAAAAGGAGAAGAAGCCTTAGAGGAAGGAAATGAAGGGTAA
- the queA gene encoding tRNA preQ1(34) S-adenosylmethionine ribosyltransferase-isomerase QueA, with protein MDEKFYRVSTYNYSLPEKLIAQDPVVPRDSSRLLYLSKKDGSIEHRRFYNLLDYLAPGDLLVRNNTKVMPSRLIGFKPGMASEVEILLLSPLSTDTWEGMVRPGRRLKPGASVLLSDGTEIKVERVRDGGLRALSFPPGTDVMGLLDRLGTIPLPPYINSSTAPDESYQTVFAKEATSAAAPTAGLHFTDDLIESIRLKGVEIVDVTLDVGLGTFRPVKEEDLREHPMHLERCRVPEATAVAINKAKKEGRRVIAVGTTSVRTLESMHGDGILNHGDTDTSLFIYPGYSFKVIDGMVTNFHLPQSTLLMLVSAFAGYEFTMSAYKEAVSEEYRFFSFGDAMLIL; from the coding sequence ATGGATGAAAAATTTTACAGGGTTTCGACCTATAACTACAGTCTTCCTGAAAAACTTATAGCCCAGGATCCTGTAGTACCTAGAGATAGCTCTAGATTGCTTTATCTGTCTAAAAAAGATGGGTCTATCGAACATAGGCGATTCTATAATTTACTGGACTATCTCGCTCCTGGAGATCTGCTAGTTAGAAATAACACAAAGGTTATGCCCTCAAGGTTGATCGGTTTTAAACCTGGTATGGCTTCGGAGGTAGAAATACTGCTTTTGTCCCCTCTGTCGACTGACACCTGGGAGGGCATGGTTAGACCAGGAAGGCGTTTAAAGCCCGGTGCATCGGTGTTGCTCTCCGATGGAACGGAGATCAAGGTCGAAAGAGTCAGAGACGGTGGTCTCAGAGCCCTCTCTTTCCCTCCAGGAACCGACGTAATGGGACTTCTAGATAGGCTTGGTACTATCCCTCTGCCGCCCTATATTAACTCATCTACAGCTCCTGACGAGTCCTATCAGACCGTGTTTGCCAAAGAGGCCACCTCCGCAGCTGCCCCTACCGCAGGGCTTCATTTTACCGATGATCTGATAGAGAGTATTAGACTCAAAGGTGTAGAGATCGTAGACGTAACTCTGGACGTAGGACTTGGCACTTTCAGGCCAGTTAAAGAGGAGGACCTGAGGGAACACCCTATGCACCTAGAGCGCTGTAGAGTACCTGAGGCCACCGCAGTGGCGATCAATAAAGCCAAAAAGGAAGGCAGGAGAGTTATTGCTGTAGGGACTACCTCCGTCAGGACTTTAGAGAGTATGCATGGAGACGGTATCTTGAACCATGGGGATACAGATACATCTCTATTTATCTACCCTGGTTATTCGTTTAAAGTTATCGATGGTATGGTAACTAATTTTCATCTTCCTCAGAGCACTCTGCTTATGCTGGTATCCGCTTTCGCCGGATACGAATTTACCATGTCCGCTTACAAAGAGGCGGTCTCGGAGGAGTACAGATTTTTCTCCTTTGGAGACGCTATGCTTATACTTTAA